TGCTTTTGGTTGTGTCTTTCTTAGGTTTATACCTGCTGTTCGTCATGTGAAACCTCTACTCTTACTTTGTTTAAAAGTCTGCACACCACTTCTGAAATATCTTATCAGGAAGCCAAAAACCAGAAAACATATTTATATCTGtcttaaagaaaagaaaaagttctCCTGTCAGTGCTCTGTAGTGAAGGAAGTGTAGATTGGAAATTCTGCATTATTACTAATCCACAGCTTTTGCTCCCCCTTAGAACTGGCTCGGTTTCATAGTGGGACCCTCTTGTGTATGACTTTCATACAAATGACTCCGAAGACATTTATCTTTCATAGTCACTTAGCGATGCTTATCCATAAATGCTCAGTGTACACATATGCAtgtatgagagaaagaaagcctACCAAAAAGTTAATCTGTGTGATCTCCTACTGTGACCAATGATGTATCTTTTTCTAAGATaagattttataaaaaaaaaaaagagaacgtTGAATTCCTCTTGAAAAACCTTGCTTTGTCACTCTAGTCCTTTATGTGTTTCTTTTTCAAATGTAAAGCCTGACTGCTGCTCGAGGTTTACAGATTTCTGCTGTTCCAGGTggtggtctgaagacaatgctGGATGCCATGGAAGTCCCAAGTCATGCTAggcacctcctcctgcagctcaACACCCAACGCACCAAGGGCTTcctgtgtgatgtcatcattgTGGTGCAGAACGCTCTATTCCGAGCTCACAAGAACATTCTGGCGGCCAGCAGCCTATATCTAAAGTCCCTGGTTGTCCATGACAACCTCATTAACCTGGACCACGAGATGGTGAGTCCTGGGGTGTTCCGGGTCATTCTAGACTACATCTACACCGGCCGTCTCAGCGACGGGGACCCTAGCTCCCCCTCTGAGCCCAACCTGGGGAGCGTGCTCGCAGCCGCCAGCTACCTGCAACTGCTGGACCTGGTGGCGCTTTGCAAGAAGAAGCTGAAGAGGAACGGCAAGTACCCCTTCCGCCTGACGCCTGAATTCCTGCCCTATCCAAAGATTGTCCCCAGCAGTTTGAGTttaggggcaggggggaggtacaGGGTCCCCACCCCTGTCATCCAGTCCTGTTTCCCTGGAGGGATCGTGAACAGTCACACGCCCCGCGTCCCGCCTCCGGAGGAGCTTGCGCCCCTCCCCCTAGGCACCCATGCCGGGGAGCTGTacgcccccacctcctcccagggCCACCATGTgtacccctcctcacagtcccagcCTAGCCAGCGGCCCGCCCACACTGACAGGAACTGCTCTCCCATCTACGGCCTGGACCTCTCCAAGAAGAGCCCCAACTCCCAGTCCCAGCACacgccctcccacccccaccaggcCCAAGCGCTGCCCCACAACGATGATGAGAGAGACGGAGCGCTGAGTGGCCGAGCCAGCCCCCTTCTGGGGCCCAAAGGTGGGGCCTACCCAACAGAGAAGATGGAGACAGCCGACCAGGCTGTGTCTCTGCctccccacccctacccccacctcaCCCAGCCACtaggcccccaccacccccacctccgCCGCCCTCGCTCCCACGGCCCTGACCACTACCCCTGCCCCCCGAGCCCCGACACCCCCACAGAGGAAAGGGAGCCTGGCAGGGACGTAGGCAACGTCTACCGCTGGGTGAAGCACGAGCAACTGTACACccccgaggacgaggaggaggacgaggaggaggacgaaggGCTGGGAAACGGGGACCGCGAGGGCCACCACCAGCGCCACAACCACCGTAAGgcgggggaggagagcgaggcggCCTACCAGGGCACGGGCTGCGACGGCGAGGACGAGAAGAGCGGCTCCGGCAGCGAGGAGACGGGCAGCAGCGAgggccgcccctcccccccggggGCCCTGGGCCGCTTTCACCTGCCCTACGAGCCGGAGAGCTTCGGCGACAACCTGTACGTGTGCATCCCCTGCGACAAAGGCTTCCCCAGCTCCGAGCAGCTCAACGCCCACGTGGAGACCCACACCGAGGAGGAGCTGTACAACTCCGGAGGGGAGATGGGCGGCACCAACGGCAACGCCAAGGCCGCCAGCAACGCCAACGGCAACGGCAGCATCAACAGCAACGGTAGCCTGAGCAGCTACCTGGAGAGCAAGAGCAGCCAGAGCGTGGGTCTGGGGGAGATCATTCGGCCCTaccgctgctcctcctgcgATAAGTCCTACAAGGACCCGGCCACCCTGCGGCAGCATGAGAAGACCCACTGGCTGACCCGGCCTTACCCCTGTAGCATCTGCGGGAAGAAGTTCACCCAGCGGGGCACCATGACCCGGCACATGCGCAGCCACCTGGGCCTCAAGCCCTTCGCCTGCGACTCGTGCGGCATGCGCTTCACGCGCCAGTACCGCCTCACCGAGCACATGCGCATCCACTCGGGCGAGAAGCCCTACGAGTGTCAGGTGTGCGGCGGCAAGTTCGCCCAGCAACGCAACCTCATCAGCCACATGAAGATGCACAGCGGCGGCGGGGCGGTGGCGGGCCTGACGGCTGACGGCAAGCTGAAGCTGGATTTCACGGAGGGGATCTACCCTCTGAGCAAGTACGCGGCGGAGCACCTGGGTCTGAAGCAGGAGAAGGCCTCGGAGCTCCTCGCCCAGGCTCAGCAGCACCTGCTGGCCGACGCCAAGGCCATGGAGAGCCTCTACCCGCTGTCCAAACTGGCCGCCGAACACCTGGGCCTCACCCACGACAAGATGGACATCCTGGGCCAGCAGctgtcccttccccctcccccgcagAGCCTCTCTGAGTCTCGCACCATCGACCGCTACTCCCCCAGctaagacacccccccccccaccacataaGTCGCCTAACCAGCTCAGTATCCACCAACACCATAAAGACGTCTGTGTGAACAACCTACAGTATTCTAACGCCTCTCACCTCAGTTTCATATGTATCTAAAACTCTGACTCGGGCTGTTAGCCTCATGATGCACACCAAATGGTTTAGACTCTTGGAAAAGTGCCTTCCTTTGCCTAATGTTGCATTTTGTGCATTTGAAATTATTTCCTAAAAGGGAATAATACTATGCTATTGACAGTCTATTGTGACCAAGGAATACCAAAAACAGTGCAGTATTTACGTCTATGCAACCCACCTTTTTCTATCAAGACATTGAGCCAAAACATCTGAAACAATTGAATACCAAAATAaaagttatttattttttgtaatgtACTGAAAAAAAACCCAAAGAGAAACTGTTGCAAGAAAAGCTTTGCAATCTGACCCTAAACCTGTATAGTATTCAGAAATGTACATTCATGAGAAAACAAGCACATGCTGACAAGATTCAGGGCTTCAGTCCAAACCCTAGAGGAACATTtggacaaaagaaaaaaaaaaatacactttGGGATTTTAAAGTCATTTTGTTTTTGGGTTACTGGATTTTCCTTGTGTCCTATTCTCCAGCTTCTGCCCAAATTCCTACACTTGTAGTCGCGAGGGAGTGAATAACTGAAGACAGCATTTTGCTGCAGCGTGTAGATAAAGTGACAAAGACTGTTCTCTCTGTGGGGGTTACATACCCCGTCAAACCCTGTGTGTAAACCCAGGCTCATATTCAGCATCAGCAACAGCAGCTCAGTTGCTCCCACCTCGAGTGCCTTAACCCTTCACATCCCAACCCCCTTTCTGACAGGAATGTGTTTGGACTCACATGCCATGTGCATGCCTATCGAAATTGTTATTGAAAAAGC
The genomic region above belongs to Osmerus eperlanus chromosome 11, fOsmEpe2.1, whole genome shotgun sequence and contains:
- the hic1 gene encoding hypermethylated in cancer 1 protein isoform X3; amino-acid sequence: MLDAMEVPSHARHLLLQLNTQRTKGFLCDVIIVVQNALFRAHKNILAASSLYLKSLVVHDNLINLDHEMVSPGVFRVILDYIYTGRLSDGDPSSPSEPNLGSVLAAASYLQLLDLVALCKKKLKRNGKYPFRLTPEFLPYPKIVPSSLSLGAGGRYRVPTPVIQSCFPGGIVNSHTPRVPPPEELAPLPLGTHAGELYAPTSSQGHHVYPSSQSQPSQRPAHTDRNCSPIYGLDLSKKSPNSQSQHTPSHPHQAQALPHNDDERDGALSGRASPLLGPKGGAYPTEKMETADQAVSLPPHPYPHLTQPLGPHHPHLRRPRSHGPDHYPCPPSPDTPTEEREPGRDVGNVYRWVKHEQLYTPEDEEEDEEEDEGLGNGDREGHHQRHNHRKAGEESEAAYQGTGCDGEDEKSGSGSEETGSSEGRPSPPGALGRFHLPYEPESFGDNLYVCIPCDKGFPSSEQLNAHVETHTEEELYNSGGEMGGTNGNAKAASNANGNGSINSNGSLSSYLESKSSQSVGLGEIIRPYRCSSCDKSYKDPATLRQHEKTHWLTRPYPCSICGKKFTQRGTMTRHMRSHLGLKPFACDSCGMRFTRQYRLTEHMRIHSGEKPYECQVCGGKFAQQRNLISHMKMHSGGGAVAGLTADGKLKLDFTEGIYPLSKYAAEHLGLKQEKASELLAQAQQHLLADAKAMESLYPLSKLAAEHLGLTHDKMDILGQQLSLPPPPQSLSESRTIDRYSPS
- the hic1 gene encoding hypermethylated in cancer 1 protein isoform X1 — protein: MIIKGDLHRMAEEIGHPGGGLKTMLDAMEVPSHARHLLLQLNTQRTKGFLCDVIIVVQNALFRAHKNILAASSLYLKSLVVHDNLINLDHEMVSPGVFRVILDYIYTGRLSDGDPSSPSEPNLGSVLAAASYLQLLDLVALCKKKLKRNGKYPFRLTPEFLPYPKIVPSSLSLGAGGRYRVPTPVIQSCFPGGIVNSHTPRVPPPEELAPLPLGTHAGELYAPTSSQGHHVYPSSQSQPSQRPAHTDRNCSPIYGLDLSKKSPNSQSQHTPSHPHQAQALPHNDDERDGALSGRASPLLGPKGGAYPTEKMETADQAVSLPPHPYPHLTQPLGPHHPHLRRPRSHGPDHYPCPPSPDTPTEEREPGRDVGNVYRWVKHEQLYTPEDEEEDEEEDEGLGNGDREGHHQRHNHRKAGEESEAAYQGTGCDGEDEKSGSGSEETGSSEGRPSPPGALGRFHLPYEPESFGDNLYVCIPCDKGFPSSEQLNAHVETHTEEELYNSGGEMGGTNGNAKAASNANGNGSINSNGSLSSYLESKSSQSVGLGEIIRPYRCSSCDKSYKDPATLRQHEKTHWLTRPYPCSICGKKFTQRGTMTRHMRSHLGLKPFACDSCGMRFTRQYRLTEHMRIHSGEKPYECQVCGGKFAQQRNLISHMKMHSGGGAVAGLTADGKLKLDFTEGIYPLSKYAAEHLGLKQEKASELLAQAQQHLLADAKAMESLYPLSKLAAEHLGLTHDKMDILGQQLSLPPPPQSLSESRTIDRYSPS
- the hic1 gene encoding hypermethylated in cancer 1 protein isoform X2, with translation MIGKYYKKSQGGGLKTMLDAMEVPSHARHLLLQLNTQRTKGFLCDVIIVVQNALFRAHKNILAASSLYLKSLVVHDNLINLDHEMVSPGVFRVILDYIYTGRLSDGDPSSPSEPNLGSVLAAASYLQLLDLVALCKKKLKRNGKYPFRLTPEFLPYPKIVPSSLSLGAGGRYRVPTPVIQSCFPGGIVNSHTPRVPPPEELAPLPLGTHAGELYAPTSSQGHHVYPSSQSQPSQRPAHTDRNCSPIYGLDLSKKSPNSQSQHTPSHPHQAQALPHNDDERDGALSGRASPLLGPKGGAYPTEKMETADQAVSLPPHPYPHLTQPLGPHHPHLRRPRSHGPDHYPCPPSPDTPTEEREPGRDVGNVYRWVKHEQLYTPEDEEEDEEEDEGLGNGDREGHHQRHNHRKAGEESEAAYQGTGCDGEDEKSGSGSEETGSSEGRPSPPGALGRFHLPYEPESFGDNLYVCIPCDKGFPSSEQLNAHVETHTEEELYNSGGEMGGTNGNAKAASNANGNGSINSNGSLSSYLESKSSQSVGLGEIIRPYRCSSCDKSYKDPATLRQHEKTHWLTRPYPCSICGKKFTQRGTMTRHMRSHLGLKPFACDSCGMRFTRQYRLTEHMRIHSGEKPYECQVCGGKFAQQRNLISHMKMHSGGGAVAGLTADGKLKLDFTEGIYPLSKYAAEHLGLKQEKASELLAQAQQHLLADAKAMESLYPLSKLAAEHLGLTHDKMDILGQQLSLPPPPQSLSESRTIDRYSPS